One window of the Micropterus dolomieu isolate WLL.071019.BEF.003 ecotype Adirondacks linkage group LG08, ASM2129224v1, whole genome shotgun sequence genome contains the following:
- the LOC123974884 gene encoding glucose-induced degradation protein 8-B homolog, whose translation MSYAEKPEDITREEWMDKLNNVHIQRADMNRLIMNYLVTEGFKEAAEKFRMESGIEPSVDLDSLDERIKIREMILKGQIQDAISLINSLHPELLDTNRYLYFHLQQQHLIELIRLRETEAALEFAQSQLAEQGEESRECLTEMERTLALLAFDNPEESPFGDLLNMMQRQKVWSEVNQCVLDYENRESTPKLAKLLKLLLWAQNELDQKKVKYPKMTDLSKGTIEDPK comes from the exons ATGAGTTATGCAGAGAAGCCGGAGGACATAACAAGGGAAGAGTGGATGGATAAACTCAACAATGTCCACATTCAGAGAGCTGATATGAACAGGCTCATTATGAACTACCTGGTGACAG AGGGCTTCAAGGAGGCAGCAGAGAAGTTCAGGATGGAGTCTGGAATAGAGCCTAGTGTGGACTTGGATTCTCTAGATGAAAGAATTAAGATCAGAGAGATGATCCTGAAGGGACAGATCCAGGATGCCATTTCACTGATAAACAGTCTGCACCCTGAACTGCTGGATACCAACCGTTACCTCTACTTTCACCTACAG cagcagcatctgaTTGAGCTGATTCGCTTGAGGGAGACCGAAGCTGCCCTTGAATTTGCCCAGTCTCAGTTAGCGGAGCAGGGGGAGGAGAGCCGAGAATGTCTGACCGAGATGGAGAGGACACTGGCCCTGTTGGCATTCGACAACCCTGAGGAGTCACCTTTTGGAGATCTGCTCAATATGATGCAGAGACAAAAG gtATGGAGTGAAGTGAATCAGTGTGTGCTAGACTATGAAAACAGAGAGTCAACCCCCAAGCTGGCCAAGCTCCTGAAACTGCTGCTGTGGGCTCAGAATGAACTTGATCAAAAGAAAGTGAAGTATCCCAAAATGACAGACCTCAGCAAGGGAACCATTGAAGACCCAAAATAA
- the slc17a9b gene encoding solute carrier family 17 member 9b: protein MAVLQKYGKNYSPDLVCHKENHPSDKIGAPGCHKKWPEHNTNWSRPVARVWTVVLLLGTCLLYCARVAMPICAVSMAEQFKWSKRESGMVLGSFFWGYCFTQVLGGYVSDRVGGEKVLLLSAAAWGSMTAFTPILAHFCSQPILSMTLARFLMGLLQGVHYPSLASLCSQKVVESERGFLMSTVGSGSYLGTLVIGGAGSLMLDLYGWESVFYVSGLLSVLWAYCMWKYLLKGEGPIITLESLGSGGPQSKLSKRHWLRLLKQPAVCAVIVTHLCTASTFFTLLSWLPTFFKDTFPDAKGWVFNVIPWLVAIPSSLFSGCLSDHLISQGFDTASVRKLMQFFSMGVSSVFTLLLCGNTTFPWAVAFVSATMGLTTFSHSGVSVNVQDLAPSCAGALFGVMNTCGAFSGVLMVYFSGYLIESTGSWATVFALITTVNLLGLCTFLAFAEARRVDIDSSKVRHHNIHI, encoded by the exons ATGGCAGTTCTTCAAAAATATGGCAAGAACTATAGTCCAGATTTGGTCTGTCACAAGGAAAACCATCCGTCTGACAAGATCGGAGCACCTGGGTGTCACAAGAAGTGGCCTGAACACAACACCAACTGGTCAAG GCCAGTGGCGAGGGTATGGACGGTGGTGCTGCTGCTTGGGACGTGCCTCCTCTACTGCGCCCGTGTGGCGATGCCCATCTGCGCCGTCAGCATGGCAGAGCAGTTCAAGTGGAGCAAGAGGGAGTCCGGCATGGTGCTGGGCAGCTTCTTCTGGGGCTACTGCTTCACCCAAGTGCTCGGAGGTTACGTCAGTGACCG GGTTGGCGGTGAGAAGGTCCTCCTGCTGTCGGCAGCAGCCTGGGGGTCGATGACAGCCTTCACCCCGATCCTGGCCCACTTCTGCTCTCAGCCGATCCTCTCCATGACACTGGCCCGCTTCCTCATGGGCTTGTTGCAAG GAGTTCATTACCCCTCTCTGGCGAGTCTGTGCTCTCAAAAGGTGGTGGAAAGCGAGAGAGGCTTCCTTATGAGCACCGTGGGTAGTGGCTCCTACCTGGG CACTCTGGTGATTGGAGGCGCTGGCTCCCTCATGTTGGACCTGTATGGCTGGGAGAGCGTTTTCTACGTGTCTGGTCTCCTCTCAGTCCTGTGGGCCTACTGTATGTGGAAATACCTGCTCAAAGGAGAAG GGCCTATCATCACCCTGGAGTCCCTGGGAAGTGGTGGGCCCCAGTCCAAACTGTCCAAAAGACACTGGTTACGGCTCCTCAAGCAACCTGCAGTATG TGCTGTGATCGTCACGCACCTTTGCACAGCGAGCACCTTCTTCACCCTTCTGTCGTGGCTGCCAACATTCTTTAAAGACACTTTCCCCGATGCCAAG GGTTGGGTGTTCAATGTCATTCCCTGGTTGGTGGCCATACCCTCATCCCTCTTCAGTGGCTGCCTATCTGACCACCTCATCAGTCAAG GCTTCGATACAGCCTCAGTGAGGAAGTTGATGCAG TTTTTCTCCATGGGTGTGTCCAGTGTGTTTACCCTTCTTCTATGTGGCAACACCACCTTCCCTTGGGCTGTAGCATTTGTGTCTGCCACCATGGGCCTCACCACCTTCAGTCACAG CGGTGTATCTGTAAATGTTCAAGATCTTGCTCCTTCCTGTGCTGGAGCATTATTTG GTGTTATGAATACATGTGGTGCTTTCTCAG GGGTCCTAATGGTGTATTTTTCGGGGTATCTCATCGAGTCCACAGGCTCGTGGGCGACTGTGTTTGCCCTTATCACCACAGTCAACCTGCTGGGCCTGTGCACCTTCCTGGCCTTCGCTGAGGCCCGCCGGGTCGACATTGATTCTAGTAAGGTCCGCCACCACAACATCCACATCTAA